A genomic window from Spiroplasma helicoides includes:
- a CDS encoding dUTP diphosphatase, translating to MINITNIKNLIEKQKKLDANIESTHNIPQNEETLSKKIVALFVEFGEFINEQREFKFWSNKKASEKDVLLEEYVDGIHFILSIGYTIGFNPDSYKFDLKNKSIIDIYLECYEKLAIFNKNRSIENYINLLNSFFSVASILNFSEEDILDAYDKKNKINFKRIEEKY from the coding sequence ATGATAAATATAACAAATATTAAAAATCTTATAGAAAAACAAAAAAAATTGGATGCAAATATTGAAAGCACACATAATATACCTCAAAATGAAGAAACTTTATCTAAAAAAATAGTTGCTTTATTTGTAGAGTTTGGAGAATTTATAAATGAGCAAAGAGAGTTTAAATTTTGATCAAATAAAAAAGCTAGTGAAAAAGATGTTTTATTAGAAGAGTATGTTGATGGAATACACTTTATTTTATCAATTGGTTATACAATCGGGTTCAATCCAGATTCTTATAAATTTGATTTAAAAAATAAATCAATAATTGATATTTATTTAGAATGTTATGAAAAACTTGCAATTTTTAATAAAAATAGAAGTATAGAAAATTATATTAACCTATTAAATAGTTTTTTCTCAGTGGCATCGATCCTCAACTTCAGTGAAGAAGATATATTAGATGCTTATGATAAAAAAAATAAGATTAATTTTAAGAGAATAGAAGAAAAATACTAG
- a CDS encoding PTS sugar transporter subunit IIA, with protein MQIKDEFIFIDEDLKSKEDIFSFLENVLIKGEIGNKDFIDSMKQRDKTASVAIGNYLAIPHCDYSFSSNIKKQELVFIKLKNKVMWDENEVLFVIALILKNEGQLEILANIGITFSDEDLVLEFHKNLTKKEQVNKFIEENS; from the coding sequence ATGCAAATAAAAGATGAGTTTATATTTATTGATGAAGATTTAAAAAGTAAAGAAGATATATTTAGTTTTTTGGAAAACGTCTTGATTAAAGGTGAAATTGGTAATAAAGATTTTATCGATTCTATGAAACAAAGAGATAAAACTGCCAGTGTTGCTATCGGGAATTATCTTGCTATACCACATTGTGATTATAGTTTTTCATCAAATATCAAAAAACAAGAGCTAGTATTTATAAAATTAAAAAATAAAGTTATGTGAGATGAAAATGAAGTTTTATTTGTAATTGCTTTGATTTTAAAAAATGAAGGGCAACTAGAAATATTGGCAAATATCGGAATAACATTCAGTGATGAAGATTTAGTTTTAGAGTTTCATAAAAACTTAACAAAAAAAGAACAAGTTAATAAATTTATTGAAGAAAATAGCTAG
- the gnd gene encoding phosphogluconate dehydrogenase (NAD(+)-dependent, decarboxylating), translated as MKNIGLIGLGKMGMGLVRNLHRNGYNPIGYDKNQDMYQELQKENINIAQNMDDLISKLEKPRYVIMFVNAGAPTEAVFKELIEKLEPGDCIIDAGNSYHKDSVKKYHIAKEHKLNFVDAGISGGPSGALNGACAMVGGDREVVEGLDKMFSDICVKNGYLHTGSIGSGHFAKMIHNGIEYGMMQAIAEGYQILENSDYEYDYKKVSDLWNNGSVIRSWLIELMSDIFSQDKDLSGYTEIMSMNGEGLWTIQDALSQGTPAPVIGLSVMMRQVSLQEKNFAGKVISALRNKFGGHEIVKK; from the coding sequence ATGAAAAATATTGGACTAATAGGATTGGGAAAAATGGGAATGGGATTAGTTAGAAATCTACACAGAAACGGATATAACCCCATTGGATATGATAAAAACCAAGATATGTATCAAGAATTACAAAAAGAAAATATCAATATTGCACAAAATATGGATGATTTAATTTCTAAATTAGAAAAACCAAGATATGTAATTATGTTTGTAAATGCAGGAGCTCCAACAGAAGCTGTCTTTAAAGAACTGATTGAAAAATTAGAACCTGGAGATTGTATCATTGATGCTGGAAACTCATATCACAAGGATTCAGTTAAAAAATATCACATTGCAAAAGAACATAAATTAAACTTTGTGGATGCAGGAATAAGTGGAGGGCCATCAGGGGCTTTAAATGGAGCTTGTGCAATGGTTGGTGGTGATCGTGAAGTTGTTGAAGGTCTAGATAAAATGTTTAGTGATATTTGTGTTAAAAATGGTTATTTACATACTGGAAGTATTGGTAGTGGGCATTTTGCTAAAATGATACACAATGGAATTGAGTATGGAATGATGCAAGCAATTGCTGAAGGTTATCAAATTTTAGAAAATTCAGACTATGAATATGATTACAAAAAAGTTTCTGATTTATGAAACAACGGTAGTGTTATAAGAAGTTGATTAATTGAACTAATGAGTGATATTTTTAGCCAAGATAAGGATTTAAGTGGTTATACTGAAATTATGAGTATGAATGGTGAGGGTCTATGAACTATTCAAGATGCTTTATCACAAGGAACACCAGCCCCTGTGATTGGACTTTCTGTTATGATGCGTCAAGTGAGTCTTCAAGAAAAAAACTTTGCAGGTAAAGTTATCTCTGCATTGCGAAATAAGTTTGGTGGTCATGAAATTGTTAAAAAATAA
- a CDS encoding glucose-6-phosphate isomerase, whose product MIKVDFSKSKVEEEIKKFDKNRVQKVHEMIENKTGLGNDFLGWLDWPENYNKEEYAKMKEVASRLRKEIDVLLVIGIGGSYLGARAADEMIRGLYHTDKVELIYIGNTISSSYTKQVLDYLKGKEFAIANISKSGTTTEPGIAFRVFEKYLIDSKSKEVAKSRIVAVTDKAKGALKQLADGEGYQTFTIPDDIGGRFSVFTPVGIFPLLVAGVDTDSLFKGSQKAMKDLKSLDNSAYHYAVARYILHTQKGYASETLVSYELQMQMFNEWWKQLFGESEGKDGKGLFPTSCVFSTDLHSLGQFIQDGTKNVLFETIIDVKHPQEDINVPTNEQNLDGLNYLTKNSFHKINQTALEGVLEAHSITGGVPNIVIEFEKMDAEMFGYAIYWFMKAVAMSGYLLEINPFNQPGVEVYKQNMFKLLKKPGY is encoded by the coding sequence ATGATAAAAGTAGATTTTTCAAAATCAAAAGTAGAAGAAGAAATTAAAAAGTTTGATAAAAATAGAGTACAAAAAGTACATGAAATGATTGAAAACAAAACAGGTTTAGGAAATGATTTTTTAGGATGATTGGATTGACCGGAAAATTATAACAAAGAAGAATATGCAAAAATGAAAGAGGTTGCATCAAGACTCCGTAAAGAAATAGATGTTTTACTAGTTATTGGAATTGGCGGTAGTTACTTAGGTGCAAGAGCTGCTGATGAAATGATTAGAGGCCTATATCATACAGATAAAGTAGAATTGATTTATATTGGAAATACGATCAGTTCTAGCTACACAAAGCAAGTTTTAGATTACTTAAAAGGTAAAGAGTTTGCGATTGCAAATATATCTAAATCGGGAACAACTACTGAACCCGGAATTGCATTTAGAGTTTTTGAGAAATACTTGATTGATAGCAAATCAAAAGAAGTTGCTAAATCAAGAATAGTAGCTGTTACTGATAAAGCAAAGGGTGCTTTGAAACAATTAGCTGATGGAGAAGGTTACCAAACTTTCACTATTCCAGATGATATTGGTGGTAGATTTAGTGTATTTACACCAGTGGGTATATTTCCATTATTAGTTGCTGGAGTTGATACAGATTCTTTATTCAAAGGATCTCAAAAAGCTATGAAAGATTTAAAAAGTCTTGATAATAGCGCATACCATTATGCAGTTGCAAGATATATCTTACATACCCAAAAGGGTTATGCATCAGAAACACTTGTAAGTTATGAACTACAAATGCAAATGTTTAATGAATGATGAAAACAATTATTTGGTGAATCAGAAGGAAAAGATGGTAAAGGATTATTTCCAACTAGTTGTGTATTTTCAACTGATTTACACTCATTGGGACAATTTATTCAAGATGGAACAAAAAATGTTTTATTTGAAACAATTATTGATGTAAAACATCCACAAGAAGATATTAATGTTCCGACAAATGAGCAAAATTTAGATGGTTTAAACTATTTAACAAAAAATTCATTTCATAAAATTAATCAAACTGCACTTGAAGGTGTTTTAGAAGCTCACTCAATAACTGGGGGAGTGCCAAACATTGTTATTGAATTTGAAAAAATGGATGCAGAAATGTTTGGATATGCAATCTACTGATTTATGAAGGCGGTTGCTATGAGTGGTTATTTACTTGAAATAAATCCATTTAATCAGCCAGGGGTTGAAGTTTATAAACAAAATATGTTCAAACTTCTTAAAAAACCAGGCTATTAA
- a CDS encoding NifU family protein — protein MEIKELEQKVKDILDQLRVYVTQDGGDMEFVALKDRIVYIRLLGNCVGCGLTEITYKEGIESILFEEFPYDIDGVELIM, from the coding sequence ATGGAAATTAAAGAATTAGAACAAAAAGTTAAAGATATTTTAGATCAATTAAGAGTATATGTTACACAAGATGGTGGCGATATGGAGTTTGTGGCCTTAAAAGACCGCATTGTTTACATTAGATTATTGGGAAATTGTGTTGGATGTGGATTAACAGAAATTACTTACAAAGAAGGAATTGAGAGTATACTTTTTGAAGAATTTCCATACGATATTGATGGTGTAGAATTAATAATGTAA
- a CDS encoding PTS transporter subunit EIIC encodes MKNVKEKIKDDTNIKMKLDEMKNSNIKASDSFKIKLKKSIQRAGSFMAGMIMPVVSILIAWGLLAAAFLGSYKVDASGNTEWVKKGWFNSEAVGQLIEPCIKYLIPILIGYTAGNMVYKVRGGMMGAFITMSIIIGSEYIYSNMAADWVLGDKTAKEVGSPNQIVGAMIVAPLTVYVYKKIELTYINKIKPGFEMLVRNFSLALWAIVFGLATFFSWGFVMYGISYVMVAIIELFTKFKWLFPFMSILTEPLRAVFLNNALNHGVMSPLGLTEVAEKDYSAFFMVGGNPGPGFGLLLAYVAWRKQQRGAAAGSSAIQLIGGIHEVHYVYILAEPIMILSTIGGAFVSLTIVALFGGGAIAPISPGSLISVISMSGSAMRILINVAAVFAGALTSFGIASFIMIFNRKKSANLQAVTVTDEGITFEENKKEVIQPQVAFNFKNAKIIKVACDAGVGSSAMAAGILKKWVKQNEIDVDVSNCAVKDLTPDVDIVVTMHNFKEVASENSPNAYIYTVKQYLGKDVFTELQQKLIAAKKGE; translated from the coding sequence ATGAAAAACGTAAAAGAAAAAATAAAAGATGATACAAACATAAAAATGAAGCTTGATGAAATGAAAAACTCAAATATTAAAGCCAGTGATTCCTTTAAAATAAAATTAAAAAAATCAATTCAAAGAGCTGGAAGTTTTATGGCTGGAATGATTATGCCTGTTGTAAGTATTTTGATTGCATGAGGTTTACTAGCAGCTGCTTTTCTGGGTAGTTATAAAGTTGATGCAAGCGGAAATACTGAATGAGTTAAAAAAGGATGATTTAATTCAGAAGCAGTTGGTCAATTGATTGAACCCTGTATAAAATATTTGATTCCAATTTTAATTGGTTATACTGCTGGAAATATGGTTTATAAAGTTCGTGGTGGTATGATGGGTGCTTTTATAACAATGAGCATAATTATTGGTAGTGAATACATTTACTCAAATATGGCTGCAGATTGGGTGCTTGGAGATAAAACAGCTAAAGAAGTTGGATCACCTAATCAAATTGTTGGAGCTATGATTGTTGCGCCGTTAACAGTTTATGTATATAAAAAAATTGAATTAACTTATATAAATAAAATTAAACCTGGATTTGAAATGCTTGTAAGAAACTTTAGTTTAGCATTGTGAGCAATAGTATTTGGTTTAGCAACATTCTTTTCATGAGGATTTGTAATGTATGGAATAAGTTATGTAATGGTGGCAATTATTGAGCTATTTACAAAATTTAAATGACTATTTCCATTTATGTCAATACTAACTGAACCGTTAAGAGCTGTATTTCTAAATAATGCTTTAAATCATGGTGTTATGAGTCCCTTAGGTCTTACTGAGGTAGCTGAAAAAGACTATTCTGCATTCTTTATGGTTGGAGGTAATCCTGGTCCTGGATTTGGGCTGTTATTAGCATATGTTGCTTGAAGAAAACAACAAAGAGGAGCAGCAGCTGGAAGTAGTGCAATTCAACTTATTGGAGGTATTCATGAAGTTCACTATGTATATATTCTTGCAGAACCAATTATGATACTTTCAACAATTGGAGGTGCATTTGTTTCATTAACAATAGTTGCTTTATTTGGTGGGGGTGCCATTGCACCAATTTCACCTGGTAGTTTAATCTCTGTTATATCAATGTCAGGATCTGCTATGAGAATACTTATAAATGTTGCAGCAGTTTTTGCTGGAGCTCTAACTTCATTTGGAATAGCAAGTTTTATAATGATTTTCAACCGTAAAAAATCTGCAAATCTACAAGCTGTTACTGTAACTGATGAAGGAATAACTTTTGAAGAAAATAAAAAAGAAGTTATTCAACCGCAAGTCGCTTTCAATTTCAAAAATGCAAAAATCATTAAAGTTGCATGTGATGCAGGGGTTGGCTCTAGTGCAATGGCGGCAGGTATTTTAAAAAAATGAGTAAAACAAAATGAAATTGATGTAGATGTTAGCAATTGTGCAGTAAAAGATCTAACCCCTGATGTTGATATTGTTGTTACAATGCATAACTTTAAAGAAGTGGCGAGTGAAAACTCACCAAATGCTTACATATATACTGTAAAACAATATTTAGGTAAAGATGTCTTTACAGAATTGCAACAAAAATTGATCGCAGCTAAAAAAGGAGAGTAA
- a CDS encoding S1 RNA-binding domain-containing protein translates to MLEKGQKVKAKVTSIVNYGAFCEVVDNESVVKGLIHISEFSDYFVGDISQFVKVGEEIELEVIDFLSDKNQVKLSFKRIRPQLLKEKESKIKETGDGFDNLKNMIPNKD, encoded by the coding sequence ATGTTAGAAAAAGGTCAAAAAGTTAAAGCTAAGGTAACAAGTATTGTTAACTATGGTGCCTTTTGTGAAGTTGTTGATAATGAAAGTGTTGTAAAAGGTTTGATACATATTTCAGAATTTTCAGATTATTTCGTTGGTGATATTAGTCAATTTGTTAAAGTTGGAGAAGAAATTGAATTAGAAGTCATTGATTTTCTAAGTGATAAAAATCAAGTAAAATTGAGTTTTAAAAGAATAAGACCACAACTTTTAAAAGAGAAAGAATCTAAAATTAAAGAAACTGGAGATGGTTTCGATAATTTAAAAAATATGATACCAAATAAAGATTAA
- a CDS encoding MurR/RpiR family transcriptional regulator — protein MEIKNHNLIKKLEIISSSNENSVKKLLANFFLSNLDRINNLSIAEVSEKCFCSKSSIVKFAKELNLNGYKELISVLTWEHSIFKTLKSKKTNLKYNFNFFNNIQENIDQLKNYNFETFLEISTYLKDKKPRVFLFGKGPNIHINTIFNNYLIKLGYSVFHSSDFDVQEKYVNNVEEGDVCFVLSYSGLTSSITKIFEIAKSKNAKVVLATSNSNTEMFNDSDFTFLIKNNEEVLVNQRNSIISFNILVMQIIYLLSN, from the coding sequence ATGGAAATAAAAAATCATAATTTAATTAAAAAGTTAGAAATAATATCTTCTTCAAATGAAAATTCAGTTAAAAAATTACTAGCAAATTTTTTCTTGAGCAATCTTGATAGAATAAATAATTTAAGTATTGCTGAAGTATCTGAAAAATGCTTTTGTAGCAAATCAAGTATTGTGAAGTTTGCAAAAGAGCTAAATTTAAATGGATATAAAGAATTAATTTCAGTATTAACCTGAGAGCACTCAATATTTAAAACACTAAAATCAAAAAAAACAAACTTAAAATACAATTTTAATTTTTTTAACAATATTCAAGAAAATATTGATCAATTAAAAAATTATAATTTCGAAACATTTCTAGAAATATCTACATATTTAAAAGATAAAAAGCCAAGAGTTTTTTTGTTTGGTAAAGGACCAAATATCCACATAAATACAATTTTTAATAATTATTTAATAAAGTTAGGGTATAGTGTTTTTCACTCTAGTGATTTTGATGTGCAAGAAAAGTATGTCAATAATGTTGAAGAGGGTGATGTGTGCTTTGTTCTAAGCTATTCTGGTTTAACTTCATCTATAACTAAAATTTTTGAAATAGCTAAATCTAAAAATGCGAAAGTTGTATTGGCAACTTCAAATTCTAATACAGAAATGTTTAATGATAGTGATTTTACATTTTTAATTAAAAACAATGAAGAAGTTCTTGTCAATCAAAGAAACTCAATCATAAGTTTTAATATTCTTGTAATGCAAATAATTTATTTGCTAAGTAATTAG
- a CDS encoding APC family permease → MKKLSIFNFVTSIFAALFIFVYVIVLYTGNGYKIIFGTDLKNLVGLSIVGILLILLAIVLAIMGILSLSLSKNKSVKIINLVFACLLLALTFVSFFSLPWKSLIEGTYFDLSNVVFSQKINYWLFGIVAIVFLIFSVVFSSLINQKTESTNKPKDKHEKMKSPNNQAMQNNQSYQENQSNVNMAQFGVQQQYQDNSIDQSFTSTPNEETVNIADKIKKLRDDLSENKFDELHSQEQANMTEEENYGNDLNQWNTQEIVNDLELQQIQEDFSNTNNNVNSIPNKINSVPAPQPIPGGLSKNSNVGNTAEFYYDNNTLKDPYKETIVPRRVAKEKANDYKGPIGNIPRQESKYVSETRRQAFVDEKYQGKVFLGDSDRIWEAMKKQNRNIVPPKKENNKNLDISNSESNIINQFKRDATTTLEVDTKNIFDPINDVENDDSNASSTVEWDD, encoded by the coding sequence ATGAAAAAATTGAGCATATTTAATTTTGTTACAAGTATTTTTGCGGCATTATTTATTTTTGTTTATGTAATAGTGTTATATACAGGTAATGGTTATAAAATAATTTTTGGAACAGATCTAAAAAATCTTGTTGGTTTATCAATAGTTGGAATATTATTGATTTTATTAGCGATAGTTTTAGCAATAATGGGCATTTTATCACTTAGTTTAAGTAAAAATAAAAGTGTAAAAATCATCAATTTAGTATTTGCTTGTTTGCTATTAGCTTTAACATTTGTAAGTTTTTTTTCATTGCCATGAAAAAGTTTAATAGAAGGTACATATTTTGATTTAAGTAATGTTGTTTTTAGTCAAAAAATAAATTATTGATTATTCGGAATAGTAGCTATAGTTTTTTTAATATTTAGTGTAGTATTTTCATCGCTTATAAATCAAAAAACAGAAAGTACCAATAAACCTAAAGATAAACATGAAAAAATGAAATCTCCAAATAACCAAGCAATGCAAAACAATCAAAGTTATCAAGAAAATCAAAGCAATGTTAATATGGCTCAATTTGGTGTACAACAACAGTATCAAGATAATTCAATTGATCAGTCCTTTACATCAACCCCAAACGAAGAAACTGTAAATATTGCAGATAAAATTAAAAAATTGAGAGACGATTTGTCAGAAAACAAATTTGATGAACTTCACTCTCAAGAACAAGCAAATATGACCGAAGAAGAAAACTATGGTAATGATTTAAATCAATGAAATACACAAGAAATTGTAAATGATCTTGAATTACAACAAATTCAAGAGGATTTTTCTAATACAAACAATAATGTAAATAGTATCCCTAATAAGATTAATAGTGTGCCAGCACCACAACCAATTCCAGGGGGTTTATCAAAAAACTCTAACGTTGGAAATACAGCTGAATTCTATTATGATAACAATACACTTAAAGATCCTTACAAAGAAACTATTGTTCCAAGAAGGGTGGCTAAAGAAAAAGCCAATGATTATAAAGGCCCTATTGGTAATATACCTAGACAAGAAAGCAAGTATGTTAGCGAAACAAGAAGACAAGCTTTTGTTGATGAAAAATATCAAGGTAAAGTATTCTTGGGGGATAGTGACCGTATTTGAGAAGCTATGAAAAAACAAAATAGAAATATAGTTCCCCCAAAAAAGGAGAATAATAAAAACTTAGATATTTCTAATTCAGAATCCAACATTATTAATCAATTTAAAAGAGATGCAACAACAACTTTAGAAGTTGATACAAAAAATATTTTTGATCCCATTAATGACGTTGAAAATGATGATTCTAACGCTTCTTCAACTGTGGAATGAGATGATTAA
- a CDS encoding NADP-dependent glyceraldehyde-3-phosphate dehydrogenase, translated as MREYKALINNEFIDNGQWVEILNPTTLDVAGKVSALKEEDVNKAYKAARDAQPQWEAKTLLERIAILKKFRDEILKNKDELAQIMAEEIAKGVKEALNEVIRTVEIIDYTFEEVKRLDPLAMTGEGMGARNKLGIFSRVAKGVVCAISPFNYPFNLALAKIIPALVTGNTVVFKPATAGSLVGAYMGKLAVDANFPKGIFNIVTGRGRDIGDIITSNPEINMISFTGSVNIGKQIRKQGSSTDLVLELGGKDPALVLDDKNLEKYADEIIAGAFGYSGQRCTAIKRVLVSDKIADKLVPLLKTRVEALKVGSPFDNANITPVIDEKSADFIQGLIDDAKAKNATIVYGDKKEKNLMWPSLVDHVTVDMKLAWEEPFGPVLPIIRINDVDKMIEIANQSEFGLQASVFCQDLSTAIKVAKKIETGTVNLNSRPQRGPDCFPFLGIKDSGEGVQGIRESLISMTRYKGIVINY; from the coding sequence ATGAGAGAATACAAAGCACTTATAAATAATGAATTTATTGATAATGGTCAATGAGTTGAAATATTAAATCCAACTACTCTTGATGTTGCAGGAAAAGTTAGCGCTTTAAAAGAAGAAGACGTCAATAAAGCATACAAAGCCGCAAGAGATGCGCAACCTCAATGAGAAGCAAAAACATTGCTAGAAAGAATAGCAATTTTAAAAAAATTCAGAGATGAAATTCTAAAAAATAAAGATGAATTAGCTCAAATTATGGCCGAAGAAATAGCTAAAGGGGTTAAAGAAGCTTTAAATGAAGTTATTAGAACAGTTGAAATAATTGATTACACTTTTGAAGAAGTTAAAAGATTAGACCCATTGGCAATGACAGGTGAAGGAATGGGGGCAAGAAATAAGTTAGGTATTTTTAGCAGAGTGGCTAAAGGTGTTGTTTGTGCCATTTCTCCATTTAACTATCCATTCAATCTAGCTTTGGCAAAAATTATTCCTGCCTTAGTTACTGGAAATACTGTTGTTTTCAAACCAGCAACAGCAGGTAGTCTTGTAGGGGCTTATATGGGTAAATTGGCGGTTGATGCTAATTTTCCTAAAGGTATTTTTAACATTGTTACAGGAAGAGGAAGAGATATTGGAGATATTATTACTTCAAATCCTGAAATAAATATGATTTCTTTTACAGGTAGTGTAAATATTGGTAAACAAATTCGTAAACAAGGAAGTTCAACAGATCTTGTTTTAGAACTTGGAGGAAAAGACCCTGCTTTAGTATTGGATGATAAAAATTTAGAAAAATATGCAGATGAAATAATTGCTGGTGCTTTTGGTTATTCAGGTCAAAGATGCACTGCAATTAAAAGAGTTTTGGTAAGTGATAAAATAGCTGATAAATTAGTTCCTTTACTAAAAACTAGAGTTGAAGCACTTAAAGTGGGTAGTCCTTTTGATAATGCAAACATTACTCCTGTAATTGATGAAAAATCAGCTGATTTTATTCAAGGTTTAATAGATGATGCCAAGGCTAAAAATGCAACCATTGTTTATGGTGACAAAAAAGAAAAAAACTTGATGTGACCATCATTAGTTGATCATGTGACAGTCGATATGAAATTAGCTTGAGAAGAACCATTCGGTCCAGTATTACCAATAATCAGAATTAATGATGTTGATAAAATGATTGAGATTGCAAATCAATCAGAGTTCGGTTTACAAGCCAGTGTCTTTTGCCAAGATTTATCAACAGCAATAAAAGTAGCTAAAAAAATTGAGACAGGAACTGTTAATTTAAACAGCAGACCACAACGTGGTCCAGATTGTTTTCCATTTTTAGGTATAAAAGATTCTGGAGAAGGTGTTCAAGGAATAAGAGAGTCATTAATTAGTATGACAAGATATAAGGGTATAGTTATAAACTATTAA
- a CDS encoding DnaJ domain-containing protein — translation MDNIQYIISAVVIAAGVVVWLAITLIKKSKEKDVKEKFKKIKVEDVIVLTKDNKEKWMFLLKKQNHLFLEPYNNFLEHPWYKDFFYDEANILINYENNGFIKEVDEIWQLRKKSLKLFKFEKDYQNYYSIFEEEKMDLEKEIEVKIKELQKNKIDKLIKLEKKQILETVEIPKDLNPYEVLGVDPSMPFKKIEEVYFQLAKIYKDDLNKKANDKYQQLEWAIETIEKEKQRTDKK, via the coding sequence ATGGACAATATACAATATATAATTTCTGCAGTTGTTATTGCAGCAGGAGTTGTTGTTTGACTAGCAATCACTTTAATTAAAAAAAGTAAGGAAAAAGATGTTAAAGAAAAGTTCAAAAAAATAAAAGTCGAAGATGTTATTGTTCTTACAAAAGATAACAAAGAAAAATGAATGTTTTTATTAAAAAAACAAAACCATTTATTTTTAGAACCTTATAATAATTTTTTAGAACACCCATGATATAAAGATTTTTTTTATGATGAAGCAAATATTTTAATAAATTATGAAAATAACGGATTTATTAAAGAAGTTGATGAAATATGACAATTGAGAAAAAAGTCACTAAAGTTGTTTAAGTTTGAAAAAGATTATCAAAATTACTATTCTATATTTGAAGAGGAAAAAATGGATTTAGAAAAAGAAATTGAAGTAAAAATAAAAGAATTACAAAAAAATAAAATTGATAAATTAATTAAACTAGAAAAAAAGCAAATTTTAGAAACAGTAGAGATTCCAAAAGATTTAAATCCTTATGAGGTTTTAGGTGTAGACCCAAGTATGCCATTTAAAAAAATAGAAGAAGTATACTTTCAATTAGCTAAAATTTATAAAGACGATTTAAATAAAAAAGCTAATGATAAATATCAACAGTTAGAGTGAGCAATCGAAACAATCGAAAAAGAAAAACAAAGAACAGATAAAAAATAG
- a CDS encoding TrmH family RNA methyltransferase: MIEKITSVKNSLILKALEYKTKKSQLEDKKYLIEGLNIVNEAIKNNVVDKIFVTKKFVNTFQNIDVIEISDNVAQKLSDLKNSQEVFAICNIVKKDFLDSNVLILDDVQDPGNLGTLIRSAFAFGFNNIICSESTVFLFNSKVLRAIQGNHFDLNIEYCDLEKRIVELKNEGYTIISTNLKEKNSIFDFESHDKIALILGNEGNGVSERVQKLAQKNVILKTSEKIDSLNVAIAGSIIMHDIFNVK; encoded by the coding sequence ATGATAGAAAAAATAACTTCAGTTAAAAACAGTTTAATTCTAAAAGCACTTGAATATAAAACCAAAAAAAGTCAATTGGAAGATAAAAAATATTTGATAGAAGGATTAAATATTGTTAATGAAGCTATCAAAAATAATGTTGTTGATAAAATTTTTGTAACCAAAAAATTTGTTAATACCTTTCAAAACATTGATGTTATTGAAATAAGTGATAATGTTGCTCAAAAACTTAGTGATTTAAAAAATAGTCAAGAAGTTTTTGCTATTTGTAATATTGTAAAAAAAGATTTTTTAGATAGTAATGTTTTAATTTTGGATGATGTTCAAGATCCAGGTAATTTAGGGACATTGATAAGAAGTGCCTTTGCGTTTGGTTTTAATAACATCATTTGCTCTGAATCAACTGTGTTTCTTTTTAATTCAAAAGTTTTAAGAGCAATACAAGGTAATCATTTTGATTTAAACATAGAATATTGCGATTTAGAAAAAAGAATAGTTGAATTAAAAAATGAAGGATATACAATAATATCTACAAATTTAAAAGAAAAAAACAGTATTTTTGATTTTGAATCTCATGATAAAATTGCTTTAATTTTAGGCAATGAAGGTAACGGAGTTAGTGAAAGGGTTCAGAAATTAGCACAAAAAAATGTCATTTTAAAAACTTCTGAAAAAATTGATAGTTTAAATGTTGCAATTGCAGGATCAATTATTATGCATGACATTTTCAATGTGAAATAA